Below is a genomic region from Spartinivicinus marinus.
CCCAGGTCAAGCAAAAAAAGGACGTTGTTAATATACCCAATGCGTAGGATTTTTAGGTGAGGCCGTCAAGTGACGGAGCCTCATGAGCCTATATTAATAGGTGATTGGGGTGACAGTTAAATGCTCCATGCATTAACTGCATTCACACCATCCTTGGTGATTAGGAACGATGATAACAAAACCTAAAAATGATTCACGACGGGTATAGTGTGAATGATTAGTGCTAAGCAGCATATTTTATTCCTACATTGTCTTGGTGCTGCCAAACTACTTCACCTACCTTGGAATTACTCGATCGATTCAACTGCACCAGTTGGCCAAGTTTTAATGGCTCATCACAGCATACTGCTGCACCGCCGGCAGACTGATTAACAATAGTACAATGAATATGCTCGTGGCCATTACCTGCATCAATTTCGGCGGGTTCGTAACAGTTGATACGGGGGGAAATACGACGGTCTTGAGGTTGATTGGCCCCAGGCCCAATGCCTAAGTATTGTACTTCATCATAGTCTAACGACTTGAGTAAGTTTTCTGGTTGATAATTTTTATTTAGTTCCATTAACTTTTCGACACTAGGATGAATAAATTCATTCAAAGCCGGAAGTAACCCTTTTTTATGACGTTGACTGGTTCCGATTGCTCGGCCAGGTTTCTTTAGTTTGGTTAAGTCAAACAAATGATAAAGCAATGAGTAAGTCTGGTTGATGGTCGGGAGTGATGTACCTGAGGTGTTTTCTATTTGTTGAATATATTGCTCAATATCAGACACCATTTTGGCATTAAATTGTAAACCTGCCTCACTGGCTTCTCCCATCATCCACAATAAGGCTTGATCTGATAAATAGGAATCTATGTAACCACCGCCAACATCGGCATGAACCCCACTAAACCAAACTTGCTTTATATTTTGTTCAGGTGATAACTCAGCAGTTGAGTTAGTCCAGAGATCAGGGTCAAAAGGACCGCGCTTTTCATCAATAGCGATAGCCTGGCGGGCAATTTTAACATTGTTGCCAAGTTTTGTGTCAAAAAAGCCAACCCAGTATTTATGCGACAGCTTTTGTAAAAAAGGTAAGGGAATTCCTAGTGCACCTACTGTATCCCAAACACCTAGAAAGCGGATGGCAACATTATTGTTAGAAATCTGTTTAATATGTAAATAGGCTTCATGCTCATTTGTCAGAAACCGTTGCTCTGGAGACATGCGATAATATTTGTAAGCTTTTGGTAACAAGTCCAAGTCATTTTTGTTTAATAACCCTATTAAGCCAATAAGTCCGCAGAGTGCCCGGATAGTATAGGCCCCTCTACTAAACCCAAAGCAGTAAATGTCATCTCCTTTACAATAATTATTGGCAAGAAATCGGTAGGCTTGCAGAATGTTTCGTGAAATACCAAAGCCAGTAAAACCACCTAAGTATCTTTCAATCAATCCTTCGGTGCCAATACCTGGGTCATAGAAAACCACTTGGGGAATTTTCAAGCGCAAACCAGGGCCTGAATAAGCCATCGGCTCAATTGCTCGCATGATTTTTACTACATTAGTAGGAATCATGCGTTTTGTCTTTTTGTCTATTTGATCTGGCCGGTTCCAAGTGCCATCACAGCATAAGATAATTCGTTTGGCCATTGTATAACTTTCATCAAACAGCTTTCAAAAAACGGTAACTACCATTGTAAGTATAGAAGCAAGGTCGGACTAATAACGAAATTATTTGTTAGTTTGGGGCATGTATACTCTTCGCGAATGATTTTTAGGCTTTGTTACCATCGCTCTTCACCCCAGTCATTTAGTTTATCTAAACTCCTGGGGCTTCATCGCTCGGTGGCCTCGCCTAAATAAACCTTCTCTGTGAGTATATACCACTTTATTTTTACACCTAAAAATGATTCATGATGGGTATATATCAGCTAATGGCCCTTGTGAATAGCTTGGCAACTTCACTGAGTGAAGAGTCTTGTATCCCTAGTCCACCTTAAATAGGTAGACATAAATTTGACAAATATATCCATATAATTCGTCAAATAAACAAAATTGACATTGATTCTATATAACTCTGACGACTAATTGACGCTTCTTTTTGATGCAATTCATAATAAGAATGGCCACTCATCACTAAAAATTTGTGGCTTGTCTTTTACGCAACCGCAAAACTCCCAGTGTACTAACTTATTTATTAGAAGAGCGAATCAATATGCATGGAGAAAAGGATATATGCGGACAACAGGTTTTACGCTCATTGAAATGTTAATTACTTTGGTCATTGCTTCTATTATTTTAGGTGCTGCATACCCTGCTTTTAATAATATGATTAATGAAAATAGGCTAACCACAACAGCAAACTCTTTTATTGGAGCATTATCTATCGCCCGTAATGAAGCTATTAAAAGAGGTGTGCAAATTAGTGTTGTAGCTAAAGATGCAAGTGATAATAATAATGAGTGGGGGAGAGGTTGGACTGTGCAGGATGCGGCTAGTAATGTAATTAGGGATTTTCCCTCGTTAGATCAACAAAATATTAGTTTAAATAGTACCAATAATTTCAGCACCATTACCT
It encodes:
- a CDS encoding phospholipase effector Tle1 domain-containing protein; this translates as MAKRIILCCDGTWNRPDQIDKKTKRMIPTNVVKIMRAIEPMAYSGPGLRLKIPQVVFYDPGIGTEGLIERYLGGFTGFGISRNILQAYRFLANNYCKGDDIYCFGFSRGAYTIRALCGLIGLIGLLNKNDLDLLPKAYKYYRMSPEQRFLTNEHEAYLHIKQISNNNVAIRFLGVWDTVGALGIPLPFLQKLSHKYWVGFFDTKLGNNVKIARQAIAIDEKRGPFDPDLWTNSTAELSPEQNIKQVWFSGVHADVGGGYIDSYLSDQALLWMMGEASEAGLQFNAKMVSDIEQYIQQIENTSGTSLPTINQTYSLLYHLFDLTKLKKPGRAIGTSQRHKKGLLPALNEFIHPSVEKLMELNKNYQPENLLKSLDYDEVQYLGIGPGANQPQDRRISPRINCYEPAEIDAGNGHEHIHCTIVNQSAGGAAVCCDEPLKLGQLVQLNRSSNSKVGEVVWQHQDNVGIKYAA
- a CDS encoding GspH/FimT family pseudopilin, translated to MRTTGFTLIEMLITLVIASIILGAAYPAFNNMINENRLTTTANSFIGALSIARNEAIKRGVQISVVAKDASDNNNEWGRGWTVQDAASNVIRDFPSLDQQNISLNSTNNFSTITFNARGFLATNQDTVNLQLPGASSTRLITVTASGVTRIEKK